From Luteococcus japonicus, one genomic window encodes:
- a CDS encoding acetylornithine transaminase, with translation MMNTFGAPKRVFVRGEGVHVWDADGKRYLDLLSGIAVNALGHAHPTVLAAITSQLSTLGHVSNFFATPSQIALAEKLAAIATLHSPELPAKVFFTNSGTEANEAAFKATRLTGRRRIVAMEGSFHGRTMGALAITSSEKYRKPFEPLPGDVVFVPFGDVEALRAAVDQTVAAVVLEPVQGENGVIPASDGYLAAAREITTQQGALLWVDEVQTGMGRCGSWLAHTPSGITADLVTMAKGLGNGFPIGACIATGRAAELFTPGSHGTTFGGNPVAAIAGLAVFGVIERDGLLEHVTQAGEHLAEQVMALGHPAIKQVRGRGLLRGIVLADERAAATNEALLEAGFITNAPRSDVLRIAPPLITSSEQLDSFVSALPAALDAAAPSGNGRG, from the coding sequence ATGATGAACACCTTCGGCGCCCCCAAGCGGGTCTTCGTGCGCGGCGAGGGGGTCCACGTCTGGGATGCCGACGGGAAGCGATACCTCGACCTGCTCAGTGGCATCGCCGTCAACGCCTTGGGCCATGCCCACCCCACGGTGCTGGCGGCCATCACCAGCCAGCTGTCCACCCTGGGTCACGTCTCCAACTTCTTCGCGACGCCCTCCCAGATCGCGCTGGCCGAGAAGCTCGCCGCCATCGCGACGCTGCACTCGCCGGAGCTCCCGGCCAAGGTCTTCTTCACCAATTCGGGCACCGAGGCCAATGAGGCAGCCTTCAAGGCCACCCGCCTGACCGGTAGGCGACGGATCGTCGCCATGGAGGGGTCCTTCCACGGCCGAACCATGGGTGCGCTGGCCATCACCTCCAGCGAGAAGTACCGCAAACCCTTCGAGCCCCTGCCTGGCGATGTCGTCTTCGTCCCCTTCGGCGATGTGGAGGCCCTGCGCGCCGCCGTGGACCAGACCGTGGCCGCTGTCGTGCTCGAACCTGTCCAGGGCGAGAACGGCGTCATCCCGGCGTCCGACGGCTACCTGGCCGCGGCACGTGAGATCACCACCCAGCAGGGCGCGCTGCTCTGGGTCGACGAGGTGCAGACCGGCATGGGGCGCTGCGGCAGCTGGCTGGCGCACACCCCCAGCGGCATCACCGCGGACCTGGTGACCATGGCCAAGGGGCTCGGCAACGGTTTCCCCATCGGCGCCTGCATTGCCACCGGCCGGGCCGCCGAACTGTTCACCCCCGGATCCCATGGCACCACCTTCGGGGGAAACCCTGTGGCAGCCATCGCCGGTCTGGCGGTCTTCGGCGTGATCGAGCGCGACGGCCTGCTGGAGCACGTGACCCAGGCCGGTGAGCACCTTGCCGAGCAGGTGATGGCCCTCGGCCACCCGGCGATCAAGCAGGTGCGCGGACGGGGACTGCTGCGCGGCATTGTCCTCGCCGACGAGCGGGCCGCCGCCACCAATGAGGCACTGCTCGAGGCCGGCTTCATCACCAACGCACCGCGGTCCGACGTCCTGCGTATCGCCCCGCCCCTGATCACCAGCAGTGAGCAACTGGACAGCTTCGTGTCGGCGCTCCCGGCCGCGCTGGATGCGGCGGCCCCCTCAGGGAACGGGCGCGGATGA
- a CDS encoding arginine repressor: MTTRASRQARILALVESREVSSQSELAELLAAEGINVSQGTLSKDLLEIGAVRIRGSKGNLVYAAPGTDTAPDASGLESRLARLTQEVLLGADASANMVVLRTPPGAAQYFASAIDKVAWSSILGTIAGDDTVLLIARDPRGGEDLAARFMEMGGGGGSATQP; this comes from the coding sequence ATGACCACGCGAGCCTCGCGGCAGGCACGAATCCTCGCCCTGGTGGAGTCCCGCGAGGTCTCCAGCCAGAGCGAACTGGCCGAGCTGCTCGCGGCGGAGGGCATCAATGTCAGCCAGGGCACCTTGAGCAAGGACCTGCTGGAGATCGGTGCCGTCCGCATCCGTGGCTCCAAGGGGAACCTGGTCTATGCGGCTCCCGGTACCGACACAGCGCCGGATGCCAGCGGTCTGGAATCCAGACTCGCCCGGCTGACCCAGGAGGTGCTGCTCGGCGCCGATGCCTCGGCGAACATGGTGGTGCTGCGCACTCCGCCCGGTGCCGCCCAGTACTTCGCGTCGGCGATCGACAAGGTGGCCTGGAGCTCAATCCTGGGCACGATTGCCGGCGACGACACGGTTCTGCTGATCGCGCGGGACCCCCGTGGCGGGGAGGACCTGGCCGCCAGGTTCATGGAGATGGGTGGTGGCGGAGGCTCCGCCACCCAGCCCTGA
- the argH gene encoding argininosuccinate lyase — translation MLWGGRFAGGPAEAMFALSKSTHFDWRLARHDLAGSVAHAHALHRAGLLTDQEHEDLVAGIGRLDQMVVSGEFGPAPSDEDVHGALERGLIEVVGPELGGRLRAGRSRNDQIATLVRSYLREELRVVAAEVRQVVDALCTQAGNHLGDPMPGRTHLQSAQPLLLSHHLLAHAWPLLRDIQRIVDLDARLAISPYGSAALAGTSLGLDPQAVAHDLGFTDSVPNSIDGTAARDLVAEASYVLAQIGVDLSRVSEEVILWSTVEFGFAKLDDAWSTGSSIMPQKKNPDVAELARGKAGRLVGNLAGLMTTFKGLPLAYNRDLQEDKEPLFDGLDQLHMLLPAMAGMIGTLAFQTERMAERAPQGFSLATDVADWLVRQRIPFAQAHDISGKAVRYCEANGMELFDLTEADLPRIDEHLTPEVLTVLTVEGSINARDGRGGTAQKAVAAQLAECRATADDLLARLDGWAPVRAS, via the coding sequence ATGCTCTGGGGCGGACGCTTCGCCGGGGGACCGGCGGAGGCCATGTTCGCCCTCAGCAAGTCCACCCACTTCGACTGGCGTCTGGCCCGGCATGACCTGGCGGGCTCCGTTGCCCACGCGCACGCGCTGCACCGGGCCGGCCTGCTCACGGACCAGGAGCATGAGGACCTGGTCGCCGGGATCGGACGGCTGGACCAGATGGTGGTCAGTGGGGAGTTCGGCCCCGCCCCCAGCGATGAGGATGTCCACGGGGCACTGGAGCGCGGCCTGATCGAGGTCGTGGGGCCTGAGCTCGGCGGACGCCTGCGCGCCGGACGGTCGCGCAATGACCAGATCGCCACCCTGGTGCGCAGCTATCTGCGCGAGGAACTGCGCGTCGTGGCAGCCGAGGTGCGCCAGGTCGTCGACGCCCTGTGCACCCAGGCCGGCAACCACCTGGGGGACCCGATGCCCGGCCGCACCCACCTGCAGTCGGCCCAGCCGCTCCTGCTCAGTCACCACTTGCTGGCCCACGCCTGGCCCCTGCTGCGCGACATCCAGCGCATCGTGGACCTGGACGCTCGGCTGGCCATCTCGCCCTACGGTTCGGCCGCCCTGGCCGGCACCTCCTTGGGACTGGACCCACAGGCCGTCGCCCACGACCTGGGCTTCACGGACTCGGTCCCCAATTCCATCGACGGCACGGCGGCGCGGGACCTGGTGGCCGAGGCCTCCTATGTGCTGGCCCAGATCGGCGTCGACCTGTCCCGGGTCAGTGAGGAAGTCATCCTCTGGTCCACCGTCGAGTTCGGTTTCGCCAAGCTCGACGACGCCTGGTCCACCGGCTCGTCGATCATGCCGCAGAAGAAGAACCCCGACGTCGCCGAACTGGCGCGAGGCAAGGCGGGCCGTCTGGTCGGCAATCTCGCCGGCCTGATGACCACCTTCAAGGGTCTTCCCCTGGCCTACAACCGGGACCTCCAGGAGGACAAGGAGCCGCTCTTCGACGGTCTGGACCAGCTGCACATGCTGCTGCCCGCCATGGCCGGCATGATCGGAACCCTGGCCTTCCAGACCGAACGGATGGCCGAACGGGCCCCGCAGGGCTTCAGCTTGGCAACCGATGTGGCTGACTGGCTGGTGCGTCAGCGGATTCCCTTCGCCCAGGCCCATGACATCTCCGGCAAGGCCGTGCGCTACTGCGAGGCCAATGGCATGGAGCTCTTCGACCTCACCGAGGCCGACCTTCCCCGGATCGACGAACACCTCACCCCCGAGGTGCTCACCGTGCTCACCGTCGAGGGGTCCATCAATGCCCGCGACGGTCGTGGCGGCACCGCGCAGAAGGCCGTGGCGGCACAACTCGCCGAGTGCCGCGCCACGGCCGACGACCTGCTCGCCAGGCTCGACGGCTGGGCCCCGGTCCGAGCCAGCTGA
- the tyrS gene encoding tyrosine--tRNA ligase, which produces MNAVLDELKWRGLVYQSTDEAALAAHLDEGPVTGYVGFDPSAPSIHFGNLVQLMVWRHLQAAGHKPLLLVGGATGLIGDPRMSSERNLNPKEVVEEWVERIRAQVTKFVDFEGSNGAELVNNYDWTQNISTLDFLRDVGKHFSVNRMLARDVVASRLESGISYTEFSYILLQSLDYRELYRTKNCTLQTGASDQWGNISSGVELIRRSDGGKAHGLCTPLLTKADGTKFGKTESGTVWLDPTMTSPYAFHQFFLNAEDAKVIDYLKVFSSRGHDEIDQLEHLTQTEPHRRAAQKALADDVTDLVHSVAEREAAVAAAQALFGRGELGELPAATLEAVMKEVGVTSAEGRELPTIVEALALAGVVTSKGAARRAIDEGGAYLNNQKVTDPEQRLTEGDLLDGRFALLRRGKKTLGALEFTS; this is translated from the coding sequence GTGAATGCCGTACTGGATGAACTCAAGTGGAGGGGACTGGTCTACCAGTCCACGGACGAGGCTGCGCTGGCGGCCCATCTCGACGAGGGCCCTGTCACCGGTTATGTGGGCTTCGATCCCTCCGCGCCCAGCATCCACTTCGGCAACCTGGTGCAGCTGATGGTCTGGCGCCACCTGCAGGCCGCTGGCCACAAGCCCCTGCTGCTCGTCGGCGGCGCCACCGGCCTGATCGGCGATCCCCGGATGTCCAGCGAGCGCAACCTCAATCCGAAGGAGGTCGTCGAGGAGTGGGTGGAGCGGATCCGCGCCCAGGTGACCAAGTTCGTCGACTTCGAGGGCTCCAATGGTGCCGAGTTGGTGAACAACTACGACTGGACCCAGAACATCTCCACACTCGACTTCCTGCGGGACGTCGGCAAGCACTTCAGCGTCAACCGGATGCTCGCGCGTGACGTGGTGGCCAGCCGGCTGGAATCGGGCATCAGCTACACCGAGTTCAGCTACATCCTGCTGCAGTCGCTGGACTACCGGGAGCTGTACCGCACCAAGAACTGCACCTTGCAGACCGGCGCCTCGGACCAGTGGGGCAACATCTCCTCGGGCGTCGAGCTGATTCGTCGTAGCGACGGAGGCAAGGCACATGGCCTGTGCACCCCGCTGCTGACCAAGGCCGACGGCACGAAGTTCGGCAAGACCGAGTCCGGAACGGTCTGGCTGGATCCGACGATGACCTCGCCCTATGCCTTCCATCAGTTCTTCCTGAATGCCGAGGATGCCAAGGTCATCGACTACCTCAAGGTCTTCAGCTCGCGCGGACACGACGAGATCGACCAGCTCGAACACCTCACGCAGACCGAACCGCACCGGCGAGCCGCCCAGAAGGCCCTGGCTGACGACGTCACGGATCTGGTCCACTCGGTGGCCGAGCGTGAGGCTGCCGTGGCGGCCGCACAGGCGCTCTTCGGCAGGGGAGAGCTGGGCGAGCTTCCAGCCGCCACGCTCGAGGCAGTCATGAAGGAGGTGGGCGTGACCAGTGCGGAGGGTCGTGAGTTGCCCACGATCGTGGAAGCCCTGGCACTGGCCGGCGTGGTGACCTCCAAGGGCGCCGCCCGGCGTGCGATCGATGAGGGTGGCGCCTACCTGAACAACCAGAAGGTGACCGATCCGGAGCAGCGGCTCACCGAGGGTGACCTGCTCGACGGCCGCTTCGCCCTGCTCCGACGCGGCAAGAAGACCCTCGGAGCCCTGGAGTTCACCTCCTGA